The stretch of DNA GTCCCGTGTGCGGGAAGGACCAATTCACGAGAGAGACCGATATCCTTGATGTCTGGTTTGATTCCGGCGTAAGTCATGCTGCTGTGCTGGAAAAGAGGTCAAATCTCGGTTCTCCGGCGGATATATATCTTGAAGGCAGCGACCAGCACAGGGGATGGTTTCATTCTTCCCTCCTGGAATCCGTGGGAACGAGAGGGCGCGCCCCATATAGGACTGTTCTGACCCATGGTTTTGTTGTCGATGGTGAGGGGAAGAAGATGTCCAAATCCATGGGCAACGTCATTGATCCGGAAGAGGTAATCGATAAGCATGGCGCAGAAATATTGAGACTATGGGTTGCCGCTGAAGATTACACACAGGATATAAGAATTTCTGATGAGATACTTGCCCGCCTTGTGGAAGCCTACAGGCGCATTCGCAACACGAGCCGCTTCATTCTGGGGAATCTTTATGATTTTACATCCGGTGATGTCGTTTCCTATCATGATATGGAAGAGATCGACCGGTGGGTCCTTCATAGACTCCAGGAAATTATTCAACAGGTAAGGGATGCCTATAGTCAGTATCAGTTTCATCTTGCATTCTTTACCCTTCATCATTTTTGTACTGTCGACCTGAGCGCCCTTTACCTGGATGTCCTGAAAGACAGGCTCTATACATCAAAGGCAGATTCGAGGCAGCGGCGGTCAGCGCAGAGCGCCATGTATGGTATTCTTGATTCCATGATACGCCTGCTTGCCCCGATACTTTCATTTACCGCGGAAGAGCTATGGCTATCGTTACCTTCTTACGATGGAAAGGAAATAAGCGTTCATCTGACTCAATTTCCTGAAGTGAATCCTCAATATCTGGATGCAGACTTGGCCAAAAGCTGGAACACTATGATCGCGCTCAGGGGAGAAATATCCAAAGCAATTGAAATTGCAAGAAAGAACAAAGTAGTCGGGCATTCACTCGACGCCCGTGTCGATATTGCTCCGCCCGTTGATCTTCGTTCATTTATAGAAGAACATCGTGAGGACTTAAAAACTTTGTTAATCCTTTCGCAGATCAATATTGTGGAGAAGGAAGCTATCAAAGACGCTTATGTAAGTTCGGAATTTGAAGGTTTAACTATTGGAGTGACGAAAGCGCGGGGACAGAAATGTGACCGGTGCTGGATCTACAGTGAGACGGTAGGTATGAACCAGGAATATCCCGCTATTTGTGATAGATGCCTTACGAACCTTTGAACGTTATATTCCCTCTCCCTTTCCCCGCCTTCGCGGGGACAAGGATGGGAGGGGGTTAGGGAGAGGGTGAAAAGGGGAAGTTTCACGGAGAGATGATTTGAAAACAAAGTATATTATTCTTTTTGCCACAGTGGCGGTGATGACCCTGCTTGATTTTATCACCAAGGCCTATATCAGTTCGACTATGTTCCTTCATGAATCATTTGTTGTCATTGGAGGTTTTTTAAATATAACATATGTCAGGAATCCGGGAGCCGCCTTCAGTTTTCTGGCAGATGCCCCTCCGGTTTTTCGTTTTGTCTTTTTCGTTACGGTGACAGTTTTAGCGATAATACTCGTTCTCACGTATATCGCCAAAAGTAAAATTGAAGAACCGTTCATGACATTCGCCCTTTCCCTGATCCTGTCCGGTGCTGTGGGGAATCTGATTGACAGGGTACGCTTTGGAGAGGTTATCGATTTCATTGATGTATATATAGGAACGCACCACTGGCCTGCTTTTAATGTCGCTGATTCCGCGATCTCCGTGGGAGCTGTTATCCTGCTCCTTGAGATGTTCAGAGGGACAAAAAAGCGAGATGGTTCCGCGTCCGTGTAAGGCAGAGTAGGTAAAGCAATATTGATGAATATTTACTTCAGCGTAAAAAGATTCTTCTCGAGATTGTTTTCTCCGCAAAAGATTTTCATCTTCAGTTTCGCCTCGGTGATTCTTTTTGGGGCCATTCTCTTATGGCTTCCTTTTTCGGCCGGCCGCGGTCATATATCCTTTGTTGATGCCCTCTTTACAGCCGCCTCGGCAGTGTGCGTTACGGGCCTTGCCGTTCTGGATATTGGTAAAGATCTATCGATAGCCGGTCAGATAGTTACCATGGTTCTCTTTCAGATCGGCGGGCTGGGAATTATCACATTCTCTGTTGTCCTGTTTGGAATCATGGGCAGAGGCATTTCCTTTAAGGGAAGGGATATTGTCCAGTCGACGTTTCTCCATACACCGCGAAGAGATTTCTTCGTGATTATGAAATGGGTTCTCGGGCTTACTTTCATTATTGAGGCTATGGGGACATTGTTGTTATTTATCCGGTTTTCCCAGGATTTCTCTCCGGGCTGGGCCTTCTATCATGCCATTTATAACGCCATTTCCGCCTTCAACAATTGCGGGTATTCACTGTTCTCGGATAATTTAATGGGTTATCAGAGCGACATAATTGTCAATCTCACCGTCATGGGCTTGATTGTTCTGGGAGGGATAGGCTTTATCGTGCAGTATGAGATCCTTGCCAGGTTGAGGGGATTTCAGAAAAAACTGTCGGTACATTCAAAAATCGTTCTTATAACTACAGGGAGCCTGATCCTCTGTGGCGCCGCTTTTTTTTATCTTTTCGAAATGAATCATATTCTCAAAGATGCTCCCGTCACAACGCAGATTCTTACATCCTTTTTTCAATCGGTTACGCCGCGGACTGCGGGTTTTAATACAGTCGATATCGGTCAACTGACAAATCCGACGATCCTTGTCATGATTATGCTGATGTTTATCGGCGCCTCTCCAGGGTCAACCGGGGGAGGTATTAAAACAACGAGTTTTGCCCTTCTCCTTCTGATGATCTGGAATCGACTCAAAGGGCAAGAACAGGTGAATGTATTTAACAGGACCATCCCGGGGGAGATTTTAACGCGAACGATTGCCATTATCTTCGCGTCCGCATTTTCGGTTATTCTCATTACATCAATCCTCTTATTGTTCGGGGGTGTGGGGAATTTACCTCCCCTTGAGAGCCGCCACTTTTTTGTGGAATATCTTTTTGAAACAGTTTCCGCATTCGGTACTGTGGGCCTTTCCATGGGCATAACGCCAAATCTGGGTTCCGGTCAGAAACTGGCTATTATTCTCATGATGTTTGCGGGACGGATAGGGCCCCTGACTCTCGCTTTTTTCTGGTATGCCCCCAAAAGGGGGTTAACATATGCGGAAGAGTCTATTATGGTGGGTTGAGGAGGTTTAGCAATGAATCGGGTAGTAGTGATTGGATTGGGAATTTTTGGTTCAAATATCGTTAAGGAATTATATGAAAACGGCTTTGATGTCATTGCTATCGATAAGGATAAAGAGGCCGTTCATCGTTTAAAAGATTTTGCCACCAAGGCGATTGTCGCCGACGGCAGAGATAATGAAGTCCTGGATGGTATTGGCATCCAGGAGAATGATGTGGTTATTATTTCCTTTGGAGAAGATCTTGCGGCAAGCACACTTATCACCCTTCACCTCAAACAGATGAAGGTCAAAAAAATCATTGTTAAAGCCCCCAATGATGAGCATAAGCTCATCCTGGAAAAGGTGGGCGCTACGGACGTCATCATCCCCGAGAAGGAAGTTGCCGGTAAGGTTGCTAAAAGCCTGATCTCTCCAAGCGTCCTTGATTGCCTACCCCTTTCCGAAGGGTATATGATATTTGAAATAGCGCCTCCAAATAGTTTTTTGGGGAAAAGTATCGGTGAACTTGAGTTAAGGAGCAAATATCATATTGAGGTCATTGCCGTTAAGGACGTTCTGACAGACCAGATTCATATGGTGCCGCCTGCCGGTTTTGTACTCAAGGACGGTGAAATCCTCGTTGTAATTGCGAAAGAAAAAGATATCCAGAAAATCAAGTGAGGTTTTTTATGAGTGTCATTGTTGATTTTTCTATCTTCCCGATAGGTAAGGAAGAGAGCGTTAGTAAATACGCATCCAGGGCAGTAAAAATTATTAAAGAGAGTGGCCTTGCGCATCACATCAGCCCGATGGGGACATCCATAGAGGGTGAATGGGATGAGGTCATGCTTGTGGTAAAGCGCTGCATGGAGGATCTTAAGAAGGACTGCAACCGGCTGTATATGACGATGAAGATAGACTGTAGGGAAGGGGGCTCCGGGCGCATGGAAAAGAAAGTAAGGAAGGTGGAATAATGGCTATTTTAAAATGATCGTGGCATCGACTGCCACAGCGCCCTGTTTACCGATGATCAACGGGTTTATGTCAATTTCGTGAATCCGGGGATACTGAATGCCTATGTTACCCAAAGCAATAAGTATCCGTGCAAGTTCTTCCCTTTTGACGGGAGGCTCTCCCCTGAAACCATCAAGGATCTTCTGTTCCCTCAGACGGCTGATGAGTCCCAGAGCATCCTGCTCCGTCAACGGAGCCGGAGCGAAAACCGCATCATTTAATATTTCTGCCATTATACCGCCAAGACCCAACATGACGCAGGGACCGAATTGATGATCTCGCAAAAGACCCAGAATTAGCTCGATTTTACCGTGCACCTGTTTGTATACTAAAATTTTACCATGGCCGTTCATTGTGTTCATTAAAGAATCAAAGGATCTGCGGGCTGCTTGGGTATTGGCAATATCCAGATGAACCAGGCCGAGTTCGGTCTTATGCACCTTTCCTTGTTGCAGTCCCTTCATAACTAAAGGGAAACCGATTCGCGAGGCGGCTTCTTCACACTTGATAGAATCGACAACAATTTCCTCTTCAACTGTCGGGATGCCGTGGAGTTTGAGAATACGCTTGGAGATGTATTCATCCAAAGGCCCCGCCGCTTTCTCCAGTAAATCATTCAGTTCACCGGGAATCTGCATAGCCTTTTCTTTTTCCGGAAGTCGGGTAATTATTTCCGAAGGTTTCCGTTGATGGAAAACGGCGGCTAAACATTCCACGGCACGGGACACCTCCTGGAAGACGGGGATACCGTAGGACAAGGCCTCCTTTTTAAAACGAAAAGTCTCTTCGCGTCTGCCCAGAAGCCATACGAATGCAGGCTTGCCGGCAATACGGGTTTGCTCGGCCAAGTCTTTGATATTGAGCCCAATCCGGGAATTTCCGGCATAGGTACTCAATAATACTGCATCAACGTGGGGGTCCTTAAGCACTGCCGAAAGTGCCATGCTGTATACATCAATGTCGCCTCCACCATGCTTTTCGATGGACGGCCAAAGATCCACGGGAT from Deltaproteobacteria bacterium encodes:
- a CDS encoding TrkA family potassium uptake protein, which codes for MNRVVVIGLGIFGSNIVKELYENGFDVIAIDKDKEAVHRLKDFATKAIVADGRDNEVLDGIGIQENDVVIISFGEDLAASTLITLHLKQMKVKKIIVKAPNDEHKLILEKVGATDVIIPEKEVAGKVAKSLISPSVLDCLPLSEGYMIFEIAPPNSFLGKSIGELELRSKYHIEVIAVKDVLTDQIHMVPPAGFVLKDGEILVVIAKEKDIQKIK
- a CDS encoding TrkH family potassium uptake protein; its protein translation is MNIYFSVKRFFSRLFSPQKIFIFSFASVILFGAILLWLPFSAGRGHISFVDALFTAASAVCVTGLAVLDIGKDLSIAGQIVTMVLFQIGGLGIITFSVVLFGIMGRGISFKGRDIVQSTFLHTPRRDFFVIMKWVLGLTFIIEAMGTLLLFIRFSQDFSPGWAFYHAIYNAISAFNNCGYSLFSDNLMGYQSDIIVNLTVMGLIVLGGIGFIVQYEILARLRGFQKKLSVHSKIVLITTGSLILCGAAFFYLFEMNHILKDAPVTTQILTSFFQSVTPRTAGFNTVDIGQLTNPTILVMIMLMFIGASPGSTGGGIKTTSFALLLLMIWNRLKGQEQVNVFNRTIPGEILTRTIAIIFASAFSVILITSILLLFGGVGNLPPLESRHFFVEYLFETVSAFGTVGLSMGITPNLGSGQKLAIILMMFAGRIGPLTLAFFWYAPKRGLTYAEESIMVG
- a CDS encoding MTH1187 family thiamine-binding protein, producing MSVIVDFSIFPIGKEESVSKYASRAVKIIKESGLAHHISPMGTSIEGEWDEVMLVVKRCMEDLKKDCNRLYMTMKIDCREGGSGRMEKKVRKVE
- the lspA gene encoding signal peptidase II encodes the protein MKTKYIILFATVAVMTLLDFITKAYISSTMFLHESFVVIGGFLNITYVRNPGAAFSFLADAPPVFRFVFFVTVTVLAIILVLTYIAKSKIEEPFMTFALSLILSGAVGNLIDRVRFGEVIDFIDVYIGTHHWPAFNVADSAISVGAVILLLEMFRGTKKRDGSASV